In the Sediminispirochaeta bajacaliforniensis DSM 16054 genome, one interval contains:
- a CDS encoding DUF3102 domain-containing protein translates to MANTKRNNEAARDVTPEAQAIVAKNIHEIDETYGDNLPYDAGRIVGEVKFYLHQGVMAMLQAGRRLIQLKEHESHGNFMKYVEENIGISHSVAKSMMRAARKFIGDNGEPNPKGRLVAHLDSVTKVYELAMMDDEDLEALEEGGTLAGKSLDDIQRMSPTELRKILRAEREERRQDAIAYSERIQKKEERITELEQANRKLLYPHSWEPEAERLSAEIDVVWMEGARLQNRIDYILGRLREIEPGEWDGAQFHLNQKLSGIAEELFQRFQSIRFYVQAGHVPTKLTFQMEDVEERAKILREEYAEHFSDEFVGYFPEPTEPDEE, encoded by the coding sequence ATGGCGAATACTAAGCGGAACAATGAAGCGGCGCGGGACGTAACGCCGGAAGCACAGGCGATCGTAGCCAAGAATATCCACGAAATAGACGAGACCTACGGGGACAACCTGCCCTACGACGCCGGGCGGATCGTGGGTGAGGTGAAGTTCTATCTCCACCAGGGAGTGATGGCGATGCTCCAGGCGGGGCGCCGGTTGATCCAGCTCAAGGAGCATGAGTCACACGGTAACTTCATGAAGTACGTCGAGGAAAATATCGGAATTAGCCATTCCGTTGCCAAAAGCATGATGCGGGCCGCCAGAAAGTTTATAGGCGACAACGGTGAGCCAAACCCAAAAGGGCGACTGGTCGCCCATTTGGACTCCGTCACCAAGGTCTACGAGCTGGCGATGATGGACGACGAGGACCTGGAGGCGCTGGAGGAAGGGGGCACCCTGGCGGGCAAGAGCCTGGACGATATCCAGCGGATGAGCCCCACGGAGCTGCGGAAGATCCTCCGGGCCGAGCGGGAGGAGCGGCGGCAGGACGCGATCGCCTACTCCGAGCGGATCCAGAAGAAGGAGGAGCGGATCACCGAGCTGGAGCAGGCCAACCGGAAGCTCCTGTACCCGCATAGCTGGGAGCCGGAGGCCGAGCGCCTCTCGGCGGAGATCGACGTGGTATGGATGGAAGGCGCCCGGCTGCAGAACCGGATCGACTACATCCTCGGGCGTCTGCGGGAGATCGAGCCCGGCGAGTGGGACGGGGCGCAGTTTCACCTGAACCAGAAGCTCTCCGGGATCGCCGAGGAGCTCTTTCAGCGGTTCCAGTCGATCCGCTTCTACGTGCAGGCGGGGCACGTTCCCACCAAGCTGACCTTCCAGATGGAAGATGTGGAAGAGCGGGCGAAGATCCTCCGAGAGGAGTACGCCGAGCACTTTAGCGACGAGTTTGTGGGGTATTTCCCAGAGCCGACCGAGCCGGATGAGGAATGA
- a CDS encoding helix-turn-helix domain-containing protein, which produces MGRQDTRKRHRFKETLSHELQKARGIQSRVAREADVKQSSISYWTNPETTALPTVEQAYDIARALGVSLEYLITGEGAEPPPAQPRLSKQEERLVAAFRRLTPDQRSQIVAMIETFLPREDTGNQEEAG; this is translated from the coding sequence GTGGGACGCCAAGACACGAGGAAGCGGCACAGGTTCAAGGAGACTCTATCTCACGAGCTACAGAAGGCTCGTGGGATTCAATCTCGAGTTGCCAGAGAAGCGGATGTGAAGCAGTCGTCAATTAGCTACTGGACCAACCCGGAAACCACCGCTCTTCCCACCGTCGAGCAGGCGTACGATATCGCCCGGGCTCTCGGCGTTTCCCTGGAATACCTTATTACCGGCGAGGGCGCCGAGCCGCCACCGGCACAACCGAGGCTGTCAAAGCAGGAGGAGCGACTGGTAGCCGCCTTCCGGCGCCTCACGCCGGATCAGCGTAGCCAGATCGTCGCCATGATAGAGACCTTCCTCCCTCGGGAGGATACCGGCAATCAAGAGGAGGCGGGATGA
- a CDS encoding phage head morphogenesis protein — protein MSDNVGPLPQEAIDYLDRKNLRPAFSYQDVWREEHNHAFTVAKAMDLDLLSDIRESLTTAMSEGKPFRQWRNEMADNLSRRGWWGRQEVTDPETGERVEAQLGSSRRLKTIWDVNLGQAYQAGVWERGQRSASHPYVMYRVGASKEHRPEHLSWDGLILPKDDSFWSTHNPRNGWGCKCTTRFVSEAQFQRYQRSGIPAPVQGDGQPGRKPIQTTAPKRNPREYVNKRTGERYTGYEGIDPGFEHNAGAGRMEQLGEIFREKDVSFTQTVSPAGPSGTPVSDALNVRVHGDLGDATRQALRAIESVHGDGPLPKIDVARSQAKSYYGAFSFYPDGTANKIKMARGPHPEMTAAHEVGHFIDHNGLPGRGFESVNQSMPEMRRVIDRIRDTDTVRGLSAIQDPKFRRYLQSNEELWARAYSQYIAWKSGNQTMKDQLDTTLQSEHPGIRLQQWTHDEFVPIAQEIDTLFEVMGWLKKD, from the coding sequence ATGAGTGACAACGTAGGGCCGCTGCCGCAAGAGGCGATCGACTACCTGGACCGGAAGAATCTCCGGCCGGCGTTTAGCTACCAGGACGTGTGGCGGGAGGAGCACAACCATGCGTTTACCGTGGCCAAGGCGATGGATCTGGATCTCCTCTCGGATATCCGTGAGTCTCTCACCACCGCGATGTCGGAAGGAAAGCCGTTCCGACAGTGGCGGAACGAGATGGCGGACAACCTCTCCCGTCGGGGCTGGTGGGGGCGGCAGGAGGTTACCGATCCCGAGACGGGAGAGCGGGTTGAGGCACAGCTGGGCAGCTCCCGGCGGCTCAAGACGATCTGGGATGTCAACCTTGGCCAGGCGTACCAGGCGGGAGTCTGGGAGCGGGGGCAACGCTCGGCGAGCCACCCCTACGTGATGTACCGAGTGGGGGCGAGCAAGGAGCACCGGCCGGAGCACCTCTCCTGGGACGGACTGATTCTCCCGAAGGATGATTCGTTCTGGAGTACCCACAACCCCCGTAACGGGTGGGGGTGTAAGTGCACCACCCGATTTGTGAGCGAAGCGCAGTTTCAGCGCTACCAGCGGAGCGGGATCCCCGCCCCGGTACAGGGCGACGGGCAGCCGGGGCGCAAGCCGATCCAGACGACGGCGCCGAAGCGAAATCCCCGGGAGTATGTGAACAAGCGCACCGGCGAGAGGTACACCGGATACGAGGGGATAGACCCGGGATTTGAACATAACGCCGGCGCCGGGCGGATGGAGCAGCTGGGTGAGATCTTCCGGGAGAAGGATGTGAGCTTCACCCAGACGGTGAGCCCGGCGGGACCGTCCGGTACGCCGGTATCGGATGCGTTGAATGTGCGGGTCCATGGGGACCTGGGAGACGCGACACGGCAGGCGCTCCGGGCGATTGAAAGCGTGCACGGAGACGGGCCGCTGCCGAAGATCGATGTAGCGCGAAGCCAGGCAAAAAGCTACTACGGCGCATTCAGTTTCTATCCAGACGGTACCGCGAACAAGATCAAGATGGCCCGCGGCCCCCACCCGGAGATGACGGCGGCTCACGAGGTGGGGCACTTTATCGACCACAACGGCTTACCCGGACGAGGGTTTGAATCGGTCAATCAGAGCATGCCGGAGATGCGGCGGGTGATTGACCGGATCAGGGATACCGATACCGTCCGGGGATTGTCGGCGATTCAGGACCCGAAGTTCCGGCGGTACCTGCAGAGTAATGAAGAGCTCTGGGCCCGGGCGTACTCCCAGTACATCGCCTGGAAGAGCGGCAACCAGACGATGAAGGATCAGCTGGATACGACGTTGCAGTCGGAGCATCCGGGTATTAGACTTCAACAGTGGACACACGATGAGTTTGTGCCGATCGCCCAGGAGATCGACACGTTGTTTGAGGTGATGGGATGGCTGAAAAAGGATTAG
- a CDS encoding DUF935 domain-containing protein, which yields MTIGKRLRDALKGLNKQSLSEEVSGPDAFSVRQGWNASEVAATLDPSRLATLIQGAKAGDIQDYLTLAEEMEERDLHYRSVLGTRKLSIVGLDPTVTPADDSDTAHEMAESVKQNIIDRPEFAELVTNALDALGKGFSVNEIMWDTDRTPWRPARYEWRDPRWFDYDTVTGRKLLLREGADKVELPLYKFVKHEPLLKSGLPIRGGFALVAAYYHLIKSFDVAGWAAFVEVFGYPIRVGKYGKNATKNDIDVLKRAVRNIGRDIGAVIPDAMAIEIVEGVKPGGSTDHFEKLARWVDAQLSKGILGQTATTEGTPGKLGNEDAQHEVRLDIMEADARQLETTLNRDLVIPYINLNFGPQEQYPKLRLPVPRPEDVNGLVDNVSKLVPLGFPVKRSELYAKLGLTEPGDDDEVLVGGSAPVEQPANSEGAPAKEQATAGNAEGAAAAMNAASEANDELEMIAEATEWKPLVKPLHKAVAELSTECNSYGEFERRLPELLARIDTTGVTRALALDMFKARALGDAEFQADE from the coding sequence ATGACGATTGGTAAGCGGCTGCGCGATGCGCTGAAAGGCTTGAATAAGCAATCTCTGAGTGAGGAGGTATCCGGCCCGGACGCCTTCAGTGTTCGGCAGGGATGGAACGCCAGCGAGGTGGCGGCAACTCTCGATCCCTCCCGACTGGCAACCCTGATCCAGGGAGCGAAGGCTGGTGATATCCAGGACTACCTGACCCTTGCGGAAGAGATGGAAGAGCGGGACCTGCACTACCGGAGCGTCCTCGGGACACGGAAGCTCTCGATCGTGGGACTGGATCCGACGGTGACACCCGCGGACGACTCGGACACCGCTCATGAGATGGCTGAGAGCGTAAAGCAGAACATTATAGACCGCCCGGAGTTTGCCGAGCTGGTGACCAACGCCCTGGATGCCCTTGGGAAAGGGTTTTCGGTGAATGAAATCATGTGGGATACCGATCGTACCCCCTGGCGGCCGGCGCGGTACGAGTGGCGGGACCCTCGGTGGTTTGACTACGATACGGTGACCGGGCGGAAGCTGCTCCTGCGGGAAGGGGCGGACAAGGTTGAACTGCCGCTCTACAAGTTCGTGAAACACGAGCCGCTGTTGAAGTCGGGGCTCCCGATCCGGGGCGGCTTTGCCCTGGTTGCGGCGTACTACCACCTGATCAAGAGCTTCGACGTTGCCGGGTGGGCGGCGTTTGTGGAGGTGTTCGGCTACCCGATCCGGGTGGGGAAGTACGGGAAGAACGCTACCAAGAACGATATTGACGTGCTCAAGCGGGCGGTACGGAACATCGGCCGGGACATTGGCGCGGTGATCCCTGATGCCATGGCGATCGAGATCGTTGAAGGAGTGAAGCCCGGCGGTAGTACCGATCACTTCGAGAAGCTGGCGAGGTGGGTGGACGCGCAATTGTCGAAGGGTATTCTCGGCCAGACAGCCACGACCGAGGGGACTCCCGGGAAGCTGGGAAACGAGGACGCTCAGCACGAGGTTCGGCTGGACATTATGGAGGCGGACGCCCGTCAGCTTGAGACCACGCTGAACCGGGACCTGGTGATCCCGTATATCAATCTCAACTTCGGACCCCAGGAGCAGTACCCGAAACTCCGCCTCCCGGTCCCACGGCCGGAGGATGTCAACGGCCTGGTGGATAACGTCTCCAAGCTGGTGCCGCTCGGATTCCCGGTGAAACGGAGCGAGCTCTACGCCAAGCTCGGACTGACCGAGCCGGGCGATGACGACGAGGTACTGGTGGGCGGGTCCGCGCCGGTGGAACAACCGGCCAACTCGGAGGGCGCCCCGGCAAAAGAACAGGCGACTGCCGGGAACGCGGAAGGCGCCGCGGCGGCGATGAACGCGGCGTCCGAGGCAAACGATGAGCTGGAGATGATCGCAGAGGCGACCGAGTGGAAGCCGCTTGTGAAGCCGCTCCACAAGGCGGTGGCGGAGCTCTCGACGGAGTGCAACTCCTACGGGGAGTTTGAGCGGCGGCTGCCGGAGCTCTTGGCACGGATCGATACCACCGGCGTGACCAGGGCGCTGGCGCTGGATATGTTCAAGGCCCGGGCGCTGGGGGACGCGGAGTTCCAGGCTGATGAGTGA
- a CDS encoding terminase large subunit domain-containing protein encodes MDAVLLPYQQKWIEDDAQVKVAEKSRRVGLTWAEAADAVLTAAADNGTDVFYISYNMEFTKDFILTCAEWARNFQYAASDMEEEIVRDEDKDITAYKIAFPSGRRIMGLPSRPTTLRGRQGRVILDEAAFVENLAEVLKAAMALLMWGGSVRIISTHNGEDNPFNELIKDIRAGKRPYSLHRITIDEAIEQGLYRRILEMRNASKKENAVWTAEGEQRWLEELVEFYGDGADEELFCIPSRSGSKYFPRALVERSMDQTIPVAAYEQSDEFTYLADARRTADTEDWIADSLAPALTAARLRSAESGRRPRGYIGMDFARSGDLSVIGLFLESSELALEAIAYVELRNIPFMQQFQVFCYAADKLPGFSCAAIDARGNGQMIAELAAQRYGPAYVHQVMIARQFYLEYMPKYKAKFEDDAIRIPKHAGILDDHRAVVMDRGIPMIAEHTRDADGKKRHGDAVIAGVMAVYAQVNDDNTYQPYQYEPVTAPNPWRQGDNDDW; translated from the coding sequence ATGGATGCGGTGCTGCTTCCCTATCAACAAAAATGGATCGAGGATGATGCTCAGGTAAAGGTTGCCGAGAAGTCCCGACGGGTAGGTCTTACCTGGGCGGAGGCGGCGGACGCGGTGCTTACCGCTGCGGCGGACAACGGTACCGACGTGTTCTATATCTCCTACAATATGGAGTTCACCAAGGACTTTATCCTCACTTGTGCCGAGTGGGCCCGGAACTTCCAGTACGCGGCGAGCGATATGGAAGAGGAGATCGTCCGGGACGAAGACAAGGACATTACCGCCTACAAGATCGCCTTTCCCAGCGGCCGTCGGATCATGGGCCTACCCTCCCGGCCAACGACGCTTCGCGGACGCCAGGGTCGGGTGATTCTGGACGAGGCGGCATTTGTAGAGAACCTCGCCGAGGTGCTCAAGGCGGCGATGGCACTCCTTATGTGGGGCGGTAGCGTGCGGATAATCAGCACCCACAACGGCGAGGACAATCCGTTCAACGAGCTGATAAAGGACATCCGCGCCGGGAAGCGCCCTTACAGCCTTCACCGGATCACGATCGACGAGGCGATTGAGCAAGGACTCTATCGCCGGATCCTCGAGATGCGCAACGCGTCCAAGAAAGAGAATGCAGTATGGACCGCCGAGGGTGAACAACGGTGGCTCGAGGAGTTGGTGGAGTTCTACGGCGACGGCGCCGACGAGGAGCTATTCTGTATTCCGAGCCGGAGCGGGTCGAAGTATTTTCCCAGGGCTCTGGTTGAACGGTCGATGGATCAGACGATACCGGTTGCCGCCTACGAGCAGAGCGACGAGTTCACCTATCTTGCGGACGCCAGAAGGACGGCGGACACCGAAGACTGGATCGCCGACAGCCTGGCGCCGGCACTTACCGCGGCGCGGCTACGGTCGGCAGAGAGCGGGCGACGCCCCCGAGGGTATATCGGCATGGACTTTGCCCGATCGGGAGACCTGTCGGTGATCGGGCTGTTTCTCGAAAGCTCCGAGCTTGCCCTCGAGGCGATTGCGTATGTGGAGCTGCGGAACATACCGTTCATGCAGCAGTTCCAGGTGTTTTGCTACGCGGCGGACAAGCTGCCGGGATTCTCGTGTGCGGCGATCGATGCCCGGGGTAACGGACAGATGATTGCCGAGCTGGCGGCGCAGAGGTACGGCCCTGCATATGTGCACCAGGTGATGATTGCCCGGCAGTTCTATCTGGAGTACATGCCGAAGTACAAGGCGAAGTTTGAGGACGACGCGATACGGATCCCGAAGCACGCCGGAATCCTGGACGACCACCGAGCGGTGGTGATGGACCGAGGGATTCCGATGATCGCCGAGCATACCCGGGACGCCGACGGGAAAAAGCGGCACGGCGATGCGGTGATTGCCGGAGTTATGGCGGTGTACGCCCAGGTGAACGACGACAACACCTACCAGCCGTATCAGTACGAGCCGGTGACGGCACCCAACCCATGGAGGCAAGGCGACAATGACGATTGGTAA
- a CDS encoding DUF3486 family protein produces MGGKSSIDRLDPELRSTLIELLNDPNVTQQAIADTINDAAGEKVVSKSAVNRYALKMRQFTERNRQARELADAYLDKYGEEKQNQLGKVINHQLRLVVFDLMLNLQELQDGDPEERIPALANLINKVARGVRDLEQAAHTNAERERKLKQEVAVAAEDVAKTAKTAGVKPETILLIKNRILGIS; encoded by the coding sequence ATGGGCGGAAAATCGAGTATCGACCGACTTGACCCGGAGCTTCGCAGTACCCTGATTGAGCTCCTGAACGATCCCAACGTTACCCAGCAAGCAATTGCCGACACGATCAACGATGCTGCCGGCGAGAAGGTGGTGAGTAAGTCAGCTGTCAACCGTTATGCGCTGAAGATGCGGCAGTTTACCGAACGGAACCGGCAAGCCCGAGAGTTGGCGGATGCCTATCTGGACAAGTACGGAGAAGAAAAGCAGAACCAACTCGGGAAAGTGATCAACCACCAGCTGCGGCTTGTAGTCTTTGATCTCATGCTCAACCTGCAGGAGCTCCAGGACGGTGATCCCGAAGAGCGGATTCCCGCCCTGGCGAACCTGATCAACAAGGTGGCACGGGGTGTTCGGGATCTGGAGCAGGCGGCGCACACTAATGCTGAGCGGGAGCGGAAGCTGAAGCAGGAGGTGGCGGTTGCGGCCGAGGATGTAGCCAAGACGGCAAAGACCGCCGGGGTGAAACCGGAGACGATACTCCTCATCAAGAACCGTATCCTCGGGATCTCGTAA
- a CDS encoding VpaChn25_0724 family phage protein, producing the protein MKDIFGPNQRIIMLQGMENDNDYSLSNEMLQRLLVAYGHGVGVSQVNEQIQWLKEQNLVAAEDLGNGIIVAKLTRLGLDVAKGHARVEGVDRPIPE; encoded by the coding sequence ATGAAAGATATCTTCGGTCCCAACCAGCGGATCATCATGCTGCAGGGGATGGAAAACGACAACGACTACTCCTTGAGCAACGAGATGCTCCAGCGCCTCCTGGTGGCCTATGGTCACGGCGTCGGTGTTTCCCAGGTGAATGAGCAGATCCAGTGGTTGAAGGAGCAGAACCTTGTAGCCGCCGAGGATCTGGGGAACGGTATCATCGTTGCAAAGCTCACCAGGCTCGGGCTGGATGTAGCGAAAGGCCATGCTCGCGTGGAGGGTGTGGACCGCCCTATCCCGGAGTGA
- a CDS encoding GTP-binding protein, giving the protein MASLGPGKPMYTVTEAKINAEILTGNAQSFTMKPNARYKGWGACGRPSSCILRTASPVDPEKLHAFLIEAKRFAFRLKGYLPLAPEGLLHLVDCSDSQISIRPAAFGPGGKRKEGLVVIGKKLAPPNQEVITTWKQQVGTDIHIEE; this is encoded by the coding sequence GTGGCTTCCCTCGGTCCCGGAAAGCCGATGTACACCGTCACCGAGGCAAAGATTAATGCTGAAATTCTGACAGGGAATGCTCAAAGTTTCACCATGAAGCCCAATGCGAGGTATAAGGGTTGGGGAGCCTGCGGAAGGCCCAGTTCCTGCATCTTGCGAACAGCATCGCCAGTTGATCCCGAAAAACTGCATGCATTTCTCATAGAGGCAAAACGCTTCGCCTTCCGGCTGAAAGGATACCTGCCGCTTGCTCCCGAAGGGCTGCTCCACTTGGTGGATTGCAGTGATTCACAGATTTCCATAAGGCCGGCTGCCTTCGGCCCAGGGGGAAAAAGGAAAGAGGGGCTTGTAGTAATCGGCAAAAAACTCGCTCCCCCGAACCAGGAGGTAATTACCACCTGGAAGCAGCAGGTGGGAACGGATATCCATATCGAAGAATAG
- a CDS encoding vitamin B12 dependent-methionine synthase activation domain-containing protein, with product MKKHYIEAKEFTIPFETLARRVRLDLAPDMEGSLRGLLETALKIARPRGIWMTTYIEKRDDQGFSSGGERFSSSLAARNVAAVHRIFPYLVTCGPEFDEMELPGTDMLEGFWLDEIKELALGAALKAVRTDLRTTHKTTTIHSMNPGSGNIDVWPIEEQRPLFRLIGEDAQRWSGVTLTDSLLMVPNKSISGFFFTGTSNYESCAYCDRHDCPDRRAPRLRAKKA from the coding sequence ATGAAAAAGCACTACATAGAGGCGAAAGAGTTTACCATTCCCTTTGAAACCCTTGCCAGAAGAGTCAGGCTCGATCTCGCCCCGGATATGGAAGGTTCCTTGCGCGGGCTTCTGGAAACGGCATTGAAGATCGCCCGCCCCCGGGGAATCTGGATGACAACATATATAGAAAAAAGAGACGATCAGGGATTTAGCAGTGGAGGCGAACGCTTTTCCAGTAGCCTTGCCGCAAGAAACGTGGCAGCGGTGCATCGCATCTTTCCCTACCTCGTCACCTGCGGTCCGGAGTTCGATGAAATGGAACTGCCGGGAACGGATATGCTCGAAGGCTTTTGGCTCGACGAGATCAAGGAACTCGCCCTTGGGGCCGCCCTCAAGGCTGTGAGAACGGATCTGCGCACGACCCATAAGACCACTACCATCCATTCCATGAACCCGGGATCGGGAAACATCGATGTTTGGCCCATCGAAGAACAGCGTCCCCTTTTCAGGCTTATCGGAGAAGATGCCCAAAGATGGAGTGGTGTCACATTGACCGATTCGCTGCTCATGGTGCCGAACAAAAGCATATCAGGCTTCTTTTTTACCGGAACCTCCAATTATGAAAGCTGCGCCTACTGCGACAGGCATGACTGCCCGGACCGCAGGGCCCCCCGTCTCCGCGCTAAAAAAGCCTAA
- a CDS encoding NAD(P)/FAD-dependent oxidoreductase — METFDVVIIGTGPAGLGAAFAISEASPKLSILLVDGERYSTGGLRNDCKMNFTYPIGFPRENWEKEEAEHYLELVKRELAPTILAKTNLLVYQRRAERLGVELLNVQQTHLGTDGGLELIKVLTKRLEERGVRFSLGSEVQDIDQDARVVTAGDSRFGYSSLLVAPGRKGFLFLQKLMDKLGIAYVDHTVDIGIRVETRVEHYSIVRDYYDPKFLFPGKVRTFCTNSGNAHVVQERYKSSREETFYSVNGHAYSSARGKNNGLANFAILNTVRLTEPVVSGQQFAENLGLQAMLMGGGSPLMQRVGDFRLGKRSKQGSFTGDLYDFKPTLAGASPGDISLAMPAKILRNIWKSMKMLDTIVPGVMHPSTIMYYPELKTYANRPEFCDRHFRVTDSIWFAGDGAGTSRGITAAWASGIRAAEGILAS; from the coding sequence ATGGAAACCTTTGATGTCGTTATTATTGGAACAGGTCCTGCCGGTCTGGGGGCAGCTTTTGCCATATCCGAGGCTTCGCCGAAGCTATCGATTCTCCTGGTTGATGGTGAGCGTTACAGCACCGGGGGGCTTCGAAACGACTGCAAGATGAACTTTACCTATCCAATCGGTTTTCCCCGGGAAAACTGGGAGAAGGAAGAGGCTGAACACTATCTTGAGTTGGTAAAGCGGGAACTTGCACCGACGATTCTTGCGAAGACGAACCTGCTGGTCTATCAGCGCCGTGCGGAACGTCTGGGAGTTGAACTGTTGAATGTTCAGCAGACACATCTCGGCACCGACGGCGGGCTTGAGTTGATCAAAGTCCTTACCAAACGTCTGGAAGAGCGGGGAGTGCGCTTCTCTCTCGGCTCGGAGGTACAGGATATCGACCAGGATGCACGGGTTGTTACCGCCGGCGATAGTCGTTTCGGCTATTCCTCGCTTCTTGTGGCTCCGGGAAGAAAGGGCTTCCTTTTTCTTCAGAAGCTTATGGACAAGCTTGGCATTGCATACGTGGATCATACCGTCGACATTGGAATTCGCGTAGAAACCCGGGTGGAGCATTACTCCATTGTCCGCGATTATTACGACCCGAAATTCCTCTTTCCCGGGAAAGTACGGACCTTTTGTACGAACAGTGGTAATGCACATGTGGTACAGGAACGTTACAAAAGCTCCCGGGAAGAGACCTTCTATTCGGTGAACGGCCATGCATACTCTTCCGCCAGGGGAAAAAACAACGGTCTTGCCAACTTTGCCATTCTCAATACCGTCCGTCTGACCGAACCGGTTGTAAGTGGTCAGCAGTTTGCCGAAAATCTTGGTCTTCAGGCCATGCTGATGGGAGGAGGCAGTCCTTTGATGCAGCGGGTAGGGGACTTTCGTCTCGGCAAGCGTTCGAAACAGGGGAGCTTTACCGGTGATCTGTATGATTTTAAGCCGACGCTGGCCGGAGCGTCTCCGGGGGATATCTCCCTTGCCATGCCTGCGAAAATCCTCCGTAACATCTGGAAGTCCATGAAAATGCTCGATACCATCGTACCGGGGGTCATGCATCCCAGCACCATCATGTACTATCCCGAGCTGAAAACCTATGCGAACCGTCCGGAGTTCTGCGATCGCCATTTTCGCGTGACGGATTCCATCTGGTTTGCGGGTGACGGAGCAGGTACCAGCCGTGGTATTACCGCTGCCTGGGCAAGCGGAATTCGGGCGGCCGAGGGGATACTCGCCTCATAG
- the ilvN gene encoding acetolactate synthase small subunit codes for MKHTISILCDDTPGVMTRISGLFSRRGFNIESLAVGNTEIQGKSRFTIVVSGDDAVLEQVRKQLQKLVHVIKVWDIDRERIIEREHALVKLEVREEERPQLLQIVTSLHANILDSSENIWIIELTGDSASVDSAINLVSQFRILETIRTGRIALERGKKVGNGKGA; via the coding sequence ATGAAGCATACCATTTCCATCTTGTGCGATGACACCCCCGGTGTCATGACACGAATTTCTGGTCTGTTCAGTCGTCGGGGCTTCAATATCGAAAGTCTTGCCGTCGGAAATACCGAAATACAGGGGAAAAGCCGTTTTACCATTGTCGTTTCCGGGGATGATGCGGTTCTGGAACAGGTCCGTAAGCAGCTTCAGAAACTGGTGCACGTCATCAAGGTCTGGGACATCGACCGTGAGCGTATCATAGAGCGGGAGCATGCCCTTGTAAAACTCGAGGTTCGCGAGGAGGAGAGACCGCAGCTTCTTCAGATAGTCACCTCACTCCATGCCAACATTCTTGATTCTTCGGAAAATATCTGGATCATTGAGCTTACCGGGGACAGTGCATCGGTTGACAGTGCCATCAATCTGGTTTCACAATTCAGAATACTTGAAACCATTAGGACCGGCCGCATTGCTTTGGAACGGGGAAAAAAGGTCGGGAATGGAAAGGGAGCTTAA